One part of the Sphingopyxis sp. PAMC25046 genome encodes these proteins:
- a CDS encoding conjugal transfer protein TraF — MTAFPAAAQPTSPTREPKQGYWWYQAPPPVEDADAEPDALMKPAIPPMAELATWTPPKIRKLIEQQRDYAATVLTVDAVADFWRLQDFARRKARAFAGVTQIALLQNPELNAKSANPIVGDARAAMGAEKEAVRRRYLRAHASQFALVMFSRNSCGYCRVQWPILERFREETGWQVTQMDLERRPELGQRFGVEVTPTTMVIRRDSSARMVIASGVESYPNLAQTTYQAVRLMLGDIRPEQFLTGAGEEDGFFDALGNGPVSATDPRVLGGDLVGAGLEPRR, encoded by the coding sequence ATCACGGCCTTCCCCGCCGCCGCGCAGCCGACCTCACCCACCCGCGAACCGAAGCAGGGCTATTGGTGGTATCAGGCACCGCCGCCGGTCGAAGATGCGGATGCCGAGCCCGACGCGCTGATGAAGCCGGCGATACCGCCGATGGCGGAACTGGCGACATGGACGCCGCCCAAAATCCGCAAGCTGATCGAGCAGCAACGCGACTATGCAGCGACCGTGCTCACCGTCGACGCGGTCGCGGACTTCTGGCGGCTGCAGGACTTCGCGCGGCGCAAGGCACGTGCGTTCGCAGGCGTGACTCAGATCGCCTTGCTTCAGAACCCCGAACTCAATGCCAAGTCCGCCAACCCGATCGTCGGCGACGCGCGCGCGGCGATGGGTGCCGAGAAGGAAGCGGTTCGCCGCCGGTATCTCCGCGCCCACGCAAGCCAGTTCGCGCTCGTCATGTTCTCGCGGAATTCCTGTGGCTATTGCCGGGTGCAATGGCCGATCCTCGAACGGTTCCGCGAGGAGACGGGCTGGCAGGTCACACAGATGGATCTCGAGCGCCGACCGGAGCTCGGACAGCGCTTCGGCGTCGAGGTGACACCGACGACGATGGTGATCCGCCGCGACAGCTCGGCAAGGATGGTGATCGCGTCGGGTGTCGAATCCTATCCCAATCTCGCGCAGACCACATACCAGGCCGTGCGGCTGATGCTCGGCGACATTCGGCCCGAACAGTTCCTGACCGGCGCGGGCGAGGAAGATGGTTTCTTCGACGCACTCGGCAATGGGCCGGTTTCCGCGACCGATCCCCGTGTGTTGGGCGGCGACCTCGTCGGTGCGGGCTTGGAGCCGCGTCGATGA
- a CDS encoding S26 family signal peptidase — protein sequence MLSLAWKAGKHLAIGLKGLPRRAAVALGSPGLGEPARPDRLWKATAIVVPLGLLTCWAMQQAILVMSPSIDAWAVRAAPGPIEKGDFVLFMLSHPLAGPEPVKVTKRALCMPGERISLIEKPSTMEPHAMDGWYYCDGVLLGVTKPYGRNGQRLDYWRPDHGLIPPGLIYVGSLHPSGFDSRYYGPVPIARLTRMEKLL from the coding sequence ATGCTCAGTCTCGCCTGGAAGGCCGGTAAGCATCTGGCGATCGGTTTGAAGGGACTGCCGCGGCGCGCAGCCGTTGCGCTCGGCAGTCCGGGGCTCGGCGAGCCCGCGCGCCCCGACCGGCTCTGGAAGGCGACGGCGATCGTTGTGCCACTCGGGCTTCTGACGTGCTGGGCGATGCAGCAAGCCATTCTCGTGATGTCGCCGTCGATCGACGCCTGGGCGGTGCGCGCGGCGCCGGGGCCGATCGAGAAGGGCGATTTCGTCCTGTTCATGCTCTCCCATCCGCTGGCCGGCCCCGAACCGGTCAAGGTGACCAAGCGCGCGCTTTGCATGCCCGGCGAGCGCATATCGCTGATCGAGAAACCGTCGACGATGGAGCCCCACGCCATGGACGGGTGGTATTATTGCGACGGCGTCCTGCTCGGCGTGACCAAGCCCTACGGGCGAAATGGCCAGCGGCTCGACTATTGGCGGCCCGATCACGGGCTGATCCCGCCGGGATTGATCTATGTCGGCTCGCTGCACCCGAGCGGGTTCGACAGCCGCTATTACGGACCGGTGCCGATCGCGCGCCTCACCCGCATGGAGAAGCTGCTGTGA
- a CDS encoding type-F conjugative transfer system pilin assembly protein TrbC yields MPICRPSAARRRAVLAVALADVAGIAGLAAAQISPGIDDNPSAREKVEREGEAAMDRLKGAVSRRKAQQQNGPSDLPKPSEVERRRAFEAMRDRAKSPAMEARARDALETGKDRFAAEREAMAKRLGQALGLEAPEIKAVADAGPAPAAKGWVPVLFVSSSMPSSTLRTYAAQLEKARGVLAFRGMPGGMAKVAPMAKLTAEILRLDPGCEGPACVMRDVQVIVDPLVFRQHGVTRVPALAMIPGDPVLPYCEREEESPRGSHIAYGDAALSGLLEEIARLGGKEEVRDAQSRLEGR; encoded by the coding sequence ATGCCTATATGCAGGCCATCGGCCGCTAGGCGCCGCGCCGTACTCGCGGTGGCGCTCGCCGACGTAGCCGGCATCGCCGGCCTTGCCGCAGCGCAAATATCGCCGGGCATCGACGACAACCCGTCGGCGCGCGAGAAGGTAGAACGCGAGGGCGAAGCGGCGATGGACCGGCTGAAGGGCGCGGTGTCGCGCCGCAAAGCCCAACAGCAAAACGGCCCATCTGACCTGCCGAAGCCGAGCGAGGTCGAACGCCGGCGCGCCTTCGAGGCGATGCGCGACCGTGCCAAGTCGCCAGCGATGGAAGCCCGCGCCCGCGATGCGCTTGAGACCGGCAAAGACCGCTTCGCCGCAGAGCGCGAGGCGATGGCGAAGCGGCTCGGCCAGGCACTCGGGCTCGAAGCGCCCGAGATCAAGGCCGTCGCCGATGCCGGTCCGGCGCCGGCGGCGAAAGGCTGGGTGCCTGTGCTGTTCGTCTCCTCGTCGATGCCGTCGTCAACGCTGCGCACCTATGCAGCGCAGCTCGAGAAGGCACGCGGTGTCCTCGCGTTTCGCGGCATGCCGGGCGGGATGGCCAAGGTCGCGCCGATGGCGAAGCTCACCGCCGAGATTCTCCGCCTCGATCCCGGCTGCGAGGGACCGGCATGCGTGATGCGCGACGTGCAGGTGATCGTCGACCCGCTGGTCTTTCGCCAGCACGGCGTCACCCGCGTGCCCGCGCTCGCCATGATCCCGGGCGATCCGGTGCTCCCCTATTGCGAGCGCGAGGAGGAAAGTCCGCGCGGGAGCCATATCGCTTACGGCGATGCCGCCCTTTCCGGTTTGCTCGAAGAAATTGCCCGCCTCGGCGGAAAAGAGGAGGTGCGCGATGCTCAGTCTCGCCTGGAAGGCCGGTAA
- the traN gene encoding conjugal transfer protein TraN produces the protein MMGRFLFWPSRLALILFGIVAFALAVYASAAQAQQICAVDLNGNGDADDAGETASCVGMQGGSWQCPIERASCAPEPGGASSCPLGSQYACETLASGGVPSCSPNACIDTAANPIEDEPVVDDPGAPADGEVDTDGNCLGNIEIFGGRALRCRPAGLKTTFSNCCKDKGKIVKDGMGSSIASTQTKIAIAKGVFTGAQAAYAAFQAGATASQAASAGANAIIVGIDPTSIAISLAVNVMIEFLLCSCDQQDMETGMLRGSGMCVEVGSYCSSKILGICVQKSRSHCCFNTKLGRIIQEQGRPQLKSFADGWGPVKTPNCRGFTPEEFQALDFSRMDLSEYYSEVQARAQADIQSDMKDRIDAYMQAIGR, from the coding sequence ATGATGGGCCGCTTTCTCTTCTGGCCGTCGCGCCTCGCGCTGATCCTGTTCGGCATCGTCGCCTTCGCGCTCGCCGTTTACGCGTCGGCAGCGCAGGCGCAGCAGATTTGCGCGGTCGACCTCAATGGCAATGGTGACGCCGACGACGCGGGCGAGACCGCTAGCTGCGTCGGGATGCAAGGTGGTAGCTGGCAGTGCCCGATCGAACGGGCATCGTGCGCGCCCGAGCCCGGCGGCGCGTCGTCCTGCCCGCTTGGTTCGCAATATGCGTGCGAGACGCTGGCGAGCGGCGGCGTGCCGAGTTGCTCGCCGAACGCCTGCATCGATACCGCGGCAAACCCGATCGAGGATGAACCCGTCGTCGACGATCCGGGCGCGCCCGCCGACGGCGAAGTCGACACCGACGGCAATTGTCTCGGGAACATCGAGATATTCGGCGGCCGCGCGCTGCGCTGCCGCCCAGCGGGCCTCAAGACAACCTTTTCCAACTGCTGCAAGGACAAGGGTAAGATCGTCAAGGACGGAATGGGCTCGTCGATCGCGTCGACGCAGACGAAGATCGCGATCGCCAAGGGCGTGTTCACCGGAGCCCAAGCCGCCTATGCCGCCTTCCAGGCGGGCGCGACGGCAAGCCAGGCGGCGAGCGCGGGCGCCAATGCGATCATTGTCGGCATCGATCCGACCTCGATCGCGATCAGCCTCGCGGTCAACGTCATGATCGAGTTCCTCCTCTGCTCCTGCGACCAGCAGGACATGGAGACGGGCATGCTACGCGGCTCGGGCATGTGCGTCGAGGTCGGCTCCTATTGCTCGTCGAAGATCCTCGGCATCTGCGTCCAGAAGTCGCGCAGCCATTGCTGCTTCAATACCAAGCTCGGCCGCATCATCCAGGAACAGGGCCGCCCGCAGCTGAAGTCGTTCGCGGATGGCTGGGGACCGGTGAAGACGCCGAACTGCCGCGGGTTCACGCCCGAAGAGTTCCAAGCGCTCGACTTCAGCCGAATGGACCTCTCCGAATATTATTCGGAAGTTCAGGCCCGCGCGCAGGCCGACATCCAGTCAGACATGAAGGATCGTATCGATGCCTATATGCAGGCCATCGGCCGCTAG